A window from Spiroplasma endosymbiont of Aspidapion aeneum encodes these proteins:
- a CDS encoding DUF2130 domain-containing protein, giving the protein MDNKYLTCPNCEQKIFLEELFNHDSQVFNDFIDDKVANKLEKATEEKLIADRAKIEKEFLEKLRILEVQSQKEISSLKLNLNDYQNKIKQIEASKTAEILNKEKDTQLLFNQKIKELELKINNFESEEKNLKLKFETDLANKMLEIEKAHTNKIDSLNLQIRELEQANLRLRIIDSKSKGENFELEVEKELRKAFGYLDKIEKITTGDKKADYLQTVRNSQGKDIGKIVYEVKNAKWSDAWLPKLSVDVSNNKTKYGILVATSFNDKYKSIPFIRSDEWVNIWMSDSESFIFVGQIVRRLIEIEFDFEEKRKLLIDSNDSKDSKLLKEYEEKINLISTFMTEELPKFIRSFKKQLGDIDSVKNSLNKNADTLAKAHSILKDKLEKEIIIKLEAITGIRGQDYDSNE; this is encoded by the coding sequence ATGGATAATAAATATTTAACATGTCCAAATTGTGAACAAAAAATATTTTTAGAGGAATTATTTAATCACGACTCTCAAGTTTTCAACGATTTTATCGACGATAAGGTTGCAAATAAATTAGAAAAAGCAACCGAAGAAAAACTAATAGCCGATAGGGCTAAAATAGAAAAAGAATTTCTTGAAAAATTAAGAATTTTAGAAGTACAATCACAAAAAGAAATTAGTTCTTTAAAATTAAATTTAAACGATTATCAAAATAAAATAAAACAAATCGAAGCTTCTAAAACAGCAGAAATTCTAAATAAAGAAAAGGATACACAATTACTATTTAACCAAAAAATAAAGGAATTGGAATTAAAAATTAATAACTTTGAATCTGAAGAAAAAAATTTAAAATTAAAATTTGAAACTGATCTTGCAAATAAAATGTTAGAAATAGAAAAAGCACACACCAATAAAATAGATAGTTTAAATTTACAAATTAGAGAGTTAGAACAAGCTAACTTAAGATTGCGTATAATTGATTCAAAATCTAAAGGAGAAAACTTTGAACTTGAGGTTGAAAAAGAACTTCGCAAAGCATTTGGTTATTTAGATAAAATTGAAAAAATAACTACTGGAGATAAAAAGGCAGATTATTTACAAACTGTTAGAAATTCTCAAGGTAAAGATATTGGTAAGATTGTTTATGAGGTTAAAAATGCTAAATGGAGTGATGCTTGATTGCCAAAATTATCTGTTGATGTTTCAAATAATAAAACAAAATATGGTATATTAGTTGCAACAAGTTTTAACGATAAATATAAATCAATTCCATTTATTAGAAGTGATGAATGGGTAAATATATGAATGAGCGACTCTGAAAGTTTTATATTTGTTGGCCAAATTGTACGAAGATTAATTGAAATTGAATTTGATTTCGAAGAAAAAAGAAAATTATTAATAGATTCAAACGATTCAAAGGATTCAAAATTATTAAAAGAATATGAGGAAAAAATCAATTTAATATCTACTTTCATGACTGAAGAATTACCAAAATTTATTCGTTCTTTTAAAAAACAACTAGGAGATATTGATTCTGTTAAAAATTCATTAAATAAAAATGCAGATACACTTGCTAAAGCCCACAGTATTTTAAAAGATAAATTAGAAAAAGAAATTATCATAAAATTAGAAGCGATTACAGGAATCAGAGGTCAAGATTATGATAGTAATGAATAA
- a CDS encoding NYN domain-containing protein, with product MIDINDKIIAVFIDFDNFNNEADLKILFDELEQYGSVIYKGAFYTNTKDKNVSEKSKEYGINDFIVEPSYSNGKNAVDIRIALDVMEWLEKEYVDCFVLATNDLDFAPIAKRLRQKNKIVIGAGTASKSEDYKKLFSRYISIDIIKNATHSKPIDDVKDKNVTTIKDKKIPITNSLIELIKITTLILNNNEKDEEGYIQFSFVIEELYKKIPDFNPKNYGSQNNKPSLFFKEKLKDNFDIKQVGKIHYIRIK from the coding sequence ATGATTGATATAAATGATAAAATTATAGCCGTTTTTATTGACTTTGACAATTTTAATAACGAAGCAGATTTAAAAATTTTATTTGATGAACTAGAACAATATGGAAGTGTTATTTATAAAGGGGCATTTTATACAAATACAAAAGATAAAAATGTTTCTGAAAAATCAAAGGAATATGGAATTAATGATTTTATTGTTGAACCTTCATACTCGAATGGAAAAAATGCAGTGGATATTAGGATCGCTTTAGATGTTATGGAATGATTGGAAAAAGAATATGTAGATTGTTTTGTCTTAGCAACAAATGATTTAGATTTTGCTCCAATTGCCAAAAGATTACGTCAAAAAAATAAGATTGTTATTGGTGCTGGAACAGCATCTAAATCAGAAGATTATAAAAAACTATTTAGTAGATATATAAGTATTGATATTATTAAAAATGCAACGCACTCAAAGCCTATTGATGATGTTAAAGATAAAAATGTTACCACCATTAAAGATAAAAAAATTCCAATTACCAATAGTTTAATTGAGTTGATTAAAATTACAACATTAATTTTAAATAATAATGAAAAAGATGAGGAGGGTTATATTCAGTTTTCATTTGTAATTGAAGAATTGTATAAAAAAATCCCAGATTTTAACCCAAAGAACTATGGTTCTCAAAATAATAAACCATCTTTATTTTTTAAAGAGAAATTGAAGGATAATTTTGATATCAAGCAGGTTGGAAAAATACACTATATTCGAATTAAATAG
- a CDS encoding phosphatase PAP2 family protein translates to MKKLKNLSKNIFKTNEKNVYIKIPFIVIFFIGLIGFITTSFFDLDNKWVAYGWDLQKSHFIKSFCYFYFNIGTNQLTVLLPICAIVLFESFMAKIKRQKHWSVYGFYIFLAIFWIVYNWYIIYSTYNADDGWGFGICVSVLLDGKSALYGIIAITVINTIIFVAVAYLIHFKIAKFPTFIEDKYWHRSLFLIIYVLIMYFFIIIIKQSTGRPEYIFTNFEDIVGKITWGDVDKLTGRRKAIDIDLTPAIRKINGITDADMPKLKANILREINNNNWAPSNYFQWWQINGDWVSNLKHWAIFNWFTDSSTKNMPTGWYVINFPSGHMNATFTTFGYGYIFLYENKNIKKKWKISFMILWLVHLFGMLLTLTISTLHYPTDCFFTMTLCPLIIYPSLKATDFCVKLALKIVDHKKNKVVLKIEK, encoded by the coding sequence GTGAAAAAACTAAAGAATTTATCAAAAAATATTTTTAAAACAAATGAAAAGAATGTTTACATAAAAATTCCATTTATTGTTATTTTTTTTATTGGTTTAATTGGATTTATAACAACTTCTTTTTTTGATTTAGATAATAAATGAGTTGCTTATGGATGGGATTTGCAAAAAAGTCATTTTATAAAATCTTTTTGTTATTTTTATTTTAATATTGGTACAAATCAATTAACTGTTCTTTTACCTATCTGTGCAATTGTCTTGTTTGAATCATTTATGGCAAAAATTAAAAGACAAAAGCATTGAAGTGTTTATGGATTTTATATATTTTTGGCAATTTTTTGAATAGTATATAATTGATATATCATTTATTCAACCTATAATGCAGATGATGGATGAGGTTTTGGAATTTGTGTTTCAGTATTGCTTGATGGAAAATCAGCATTATATGGAATAATTGCTATCACTGTGATAAATACGATAATTTTTGTTGCGGTTGCCTATCTTATCCATTTTAAAATTGCTAAATTTCCAACATTTATTGAGGATAAATATTGACATCGTTCCCTATTTCTTATCATCTATGTATTAATAATGTACTTTTTTATCATTATTATTAAACAATCAACTGGAAGACCAGAATATATATTTACAAACTTCGAAGATATTGTTGGAAAAATAACTTGGGGGGATGTAGATAAACTGACCGGAAGAAGAAAGGCAATAGATATAGACCTTACACCTGCTATTCGAAAAATCAATGGAATTACAGATGCAGATATGCCAAAACTTAAAGCAAATATTTTAAGAGAAATAAACAACAATAATTGAGCACCATCAAATTATTTTCAATGATGACAAATTAATGGTGATTGGGTATCAAATTTAAAACATTGAGCAATTTTTAATTGATTTACAGATTCATCAACTAAGAATATGCCAACAGGTTGATATGTAATAAACTTTCCAAGTGGACATATGAATGCCACATTTACAACATTTGGATATGGATATATTTTTCTTTATGAAAATAAAAATATTAAAAAGAAATGAAAAATTTCCTTTATGATTTTATGATTAGTGCATTTATTTGGAATGTTATTAACACTGACAATTTCAACACTACATTATCCAACCGATTGTTTCTTCACAATGACCTTGTGCCCATTGATAATATATCCATCCTTAAAAGCGACAGATTTTTGTGTTAAATTGGCTTTAAAAATAGTTGATCATAAAAAAAATAAAGTGGTTCTTAAGATTGAAAAATAA
- a CDS encoding ATP-binding cassette domain-containing protein: MVIKDITKDYGHKKGAFNININIKKGQIYGIIGPNGAGKTTLIRMIMGFIKPDSGEVMIDGVNTWDNSKIIMDKVGYVSGEIAIYEKMTGRGYFKFVEQTKNFINKDFFDNLVKFFEVDLDVKIKKLSKGNKQKIAIIAALIHDPEYIILDEPTSGLDPLMQLRFNELLLNLNKKMNKTILICSHIFQEVAAVCNRVCFLKDGMIKEEFDVDKNDLLKIENKFKEIFEFDSNSIFKT, translated from the coding sequence ATGGTTATAAAAGATATTACAAAAGATTATGGACATAAAAAAGGCGCTTTTAATATCAATATAAATATTAAAAAAGGTCAAATATATGGGATAATTGGCCCAAATGGTGCTGGAAAAACAACGTTGATTAGAATGATAATGGGATTTATAAAACCTGATAGTGGTGAAGTAATGATTGATGGTGTTAATACTTGAGATAATTCAAAAATTATTATGGATAAAGTTGGATATGTTTCTGGTGAAATTGCAATTTATGAAAAAATGACCGGGCGAGGTTATTTTAAGTTTGTTGAACAAACAAAAAACTTTATAAATAAAGACTTTTTTGATAATTTAGTAAAATTCTTTGAAGTTGATCTTGATGTAAAGATTAAAAAACTATCAAAAGGAAACAAACAAAAAATAGCAATTATCGCAGCGTTAATTCATGACCCTGAATATATTATTTTAGATGAACCAACATCTGGGTTAGACCCATTGATGCAATTAAGGTTTAATGAACTGTTATTGAACTTAAATAAAAAAATGAATAAAACAATTTTAATTTGCTCTCATATTTTTCAAGAAGTTGCAGCAGTTTGTAATCGGGTATGTTTTTTAAAAGACGGAATGATAAAAGAAGAATTTGATGTTGATAAAAATGATTTATTAAAAATTGAAAATAAATTTAAGGAAATATTTGAATTTGATTCTAATAGCATATTTAAAACCTAA
- a CDS encoding ThiF family adenylyltransferase yields MINEKVLRIGTDDNNIYYLDDENGYWRKALTLFDGYNDANKIANNIGIKNAEIHFFIDGINKLKDKGFLLVLDKKFTNEKWFERYRSNIFYFNSDKINGIDFQNKLNKISVLIIGVGGGGFTILSHLVSLGVENITVIDFDKVDLSNISRQVLWGEKEVSRDKIDVAEDYFLNKNSKGRIRKLKCNIESVSDIQKYVNDVDWVFSCADDPPYKMQRIVNKACYIANKPVLFSFCQKNNGRYFFMDPAKSGCVDCLFVGTVDEKWYNFILALKNSNFVPQTSATSYTISLLCSIIIQKWIILLQDGKFNNWITRLDFDTLSFTKVTEWYKQKNCPTCGDNNITDNNLLSFFKLMGNIENNDN; encoded by the coding sequence ATGATTAATGAGAAAGTGCTTAGAATTGGTACAGATGATAACAACATTTATTATCTGGATGATGAAAATGGGTATTGAAGAAAAGCCTTAACACTATTTGATGGCTATAATGATGCTAATAAAATTGCTAATAATATTGGGATTAAAAATGCAGAAATACATTTTTTTATTGATGGGATCAATAAATTAAAGGATAAAGGATTTTTATTAGTTTTAGATAAAAAGTTTACTAATGAAAAATGATTTGAAAGGTATCGATCAAATATTTTTTACTTTAATTCTGATAAAATTAATGGTATTGATTTTCAAAATAAATTAAATAAAATTTCAGTTTTAATTATTGGAGTTGGTGGTGGTGGATTTACAATACTATCACATTTGGTGTCATTGGGAGTTGAGAATATAACTGTTATAGATTTTGACAAAGTGGATTTATCAAATATATCTAGACAAGTTTTGTGAGGTGAAAAGGAAGTCTCACGTGACAAAATTGATGTTGCTGAAGATTATTTTTTAAATAAAAATTCTAAAGGAAGAATCAGAAAATTAAAATGTAATATTGAGAGTGTAAGTGATATTCAAAAGTATGTAAATGATGTGGATTGAGTTTTTTCTTGCGCAGATGACCCTCCTTATAAAATGCAAAGAATTGTGAACAAGGCCTGCTATATTGCCAATAAGCCAGTTTTGTTCTCCTTTTGCCAAAAAAATAATGGCAGATATTTTTTTATGGACCCCGCTAAATCAGGGTGCGTTGATTGCCTATTTGTTGGAACAGTTGATGAAAAGTGATATAACTTTATTTTAGCTTTAAAAAATTCAAACTTTGTGCCTCAAACCTCAGCAACATCATATACTATAAGCTTATTGTGTTCTATTATAATTCAAAAATGAATTATTTTATTACAAGATGGTAAATTTAATAATTGAATTACAAGATTAGATTTTGATACACTTAGTTTTACAAAAGTGACAGAATGATACAAACAAAAAAATTGTCCTACTTGTGGTGATAATAACATAACGGATAATAATTTATTAAGTTTTTTTAAATTAATGGGTAATATTGAAAATAATGACAATTAA
- a CDS encoding FMN-dependent NADH-azoreductase has translation MAKVLVLKVTMINDKVSYSTAILNKFIEVYKNKYKNDEIIELDLTNEPMAQKALTRDNMGNFWNKDDSEKYIDQLKSVDKLILASPMVNFNIPAILKNYIDHVFLADKLFSYKYSKKGDAIGLLDKLKVQIITTQGAPVGWYPFSSHTEYLRGLWEFAGAKINRPIVISGTKVEPYSKMDINDFVKSELDNIMESLKEF, from the coding sequence ATGGCAAAAGTATTAGTATTAAAAGTAACAATGATTAATGATAAAGTTAGTTACTCAACAGCAATATTAAATAAATTTATAGAAGTATACAAAAATAAATATAAAAATGATGAAATCATTGAATTAGACTTAACTAATGAACCAATGGCACAAAAAGCATTAACAAGAGATAATATGGGAAACTTTTGAAATAAAGATGATTCTGAAAAATATATTGATCAGTTAAAATCTGTGGATAAATTAATCCTAGCTTCTCCGATGGTGAACTTTAATATCCCAGCAATACTTAAGAACTATATAGACCACGTATTTTTAGCAGATAAATTATTTTCATACAAATATTCAAAAAAAGGTGATGCAATTGGACTTTTAGATAAACTAAAGGTTCAAATAATTACAACTCAAGGGGCACCCGTTGGTTGATATCCATTTTCAAGCCACACTGAATATTTAAGAGGTCTTTGAGAATTTGCAGGAGCAAAAATTAATCGTCCAATTGTTATATCTGGGACAAAAGTTGAACCATATTCAAAAATGGATATAAATGACTTTGTAAAAAGTGAATTAGATAATATTATGGAATCTTTGAAAGAATTTTAA
- a CDS encoding RsmE family RNA methyltransferase: MHRYFTNEKNREIITLRGNTFHHIKNVIKLNIGDKIECVYEGRLFLTSIYEFHNDFLNVKISEEVHIENKKHKIIAIVGIIREQKFDFLLQKLTEIGVDEIWPCQFIRSVVKINENNENKKLKRWGEIIKSAAEQSKQIKIPHLKKIIRNIKEIETIKADIKIIAWEEEKNFSLKSLTKKINKVAFIVGPEGGIDKTEVDELTKFGYIPISLGDNILRAETAAIYLLSILNYLLS, from the coding sequence ATGCATAGATATTTTACAAATGAGAAGAATAGAGAAATAATAACTCTTAGAGGCAATACATTTCACCATATTAAAAATGTTATTAAATTAAATATTGGCGATAAGATTGAGTGTGTATACGAAGGCAGACTATTTTTAACATCAATTTATGAATTTCATAATGATTTTTTAAATGTCAAAATAAGTGAAGAAGTACATATCGAAAATAAAAAACATAAAATTATTGCAATCGTTGGAATAATTCGCGAACAAAAATTTGATTTTTTATTACAAAAATTAACAGAAATTGGTGTTGATGAGATATGACCTTGTCAATTTATTCGAAGCGTTGTAAAAATAAATGAAAATAATGAAAATAAGAAATTAAAAAGATGGGGAGAAATTATTAAATCTGCCGCAGAACAATCTAAACAAATAAAAATTCCACACCTAAAAAAAATAATTAGAAATATAAAAGAGATAGAAACCATAAAAGCTGATATTAAAATTATTGCTTGAGAAGAGGAGAAAAATTTTTCTTTAAAATCATTAACAAAAAAAATTAATAAAGTGGCATTTATTGTTGGACCTGAAGGGGGAATCGATAAAACCGAAGTTGATGAATTGACTAAATTTGGATATATCCCCATAAGTCTTGGTGACAATATTTTGCGAGCAGAAACAGCGGCTATATATTTATTGTCAATATTAAATTATCTATTATCCTAA
- the rbfA gene encoding 30S ribosome-binding factor RbfA, with protein sequence MLKDIERLQSTILRDVNIILQKEIKNNHDFLLRVNVVEVRLSKDKSHAKIYYTILLDEDHDIKTYEKILSDNLKEIRMLLAKKINVKSVPNLEFVYDQWTDSAENIEKILSDIKKKQGDDN encoded by the coding sequence ATGCTAAAAGACATTGAAAGATTACAATCAACCATTTTGAGAGATGTTAATATAATATTGCAAAAGGAAATAAAAAATAACCATGATTTTTTGTTAAGAGTGAATGTTGTTGAAGTAAGATTATCAAAAGATAAGAGTCATGCAAAGATTTATTATACAATATTATTAGATGAAGATCACGATATCAAAACTTATGAAAAAATATTAAGTGATAATCTTAAAGAAATTAGGATGTTACTTGCTAAAAAAATTAATGTAAAAAGCGTACCAAATTTAGAATTTGTTTACGACCAATGAACAGATAGCGCTGAGAATATTGAAAAAATATTAAGCGATATTAAGAAAAAACAAGGCGATGATAATTAG
- the infB gene encoding translation initiation factor IF-2: MAQQNKKNNINNKKNVGGQKNNNNKNVQKQQKKHINAHIKKSLNETIETGLVNGIFVYTSELSIKDFAQKINKNAKDIIKHFFNNGIMLTLNNILSEEQMGELCLEFGYDFQKEVSVTKENIFDTLMLNEDDSNWEKRPPVVTIVGHVDHGKTTLLDALRDSNVIDTEHGGITQHIGAYQIESKGGKITFLDTPGHEAFTEMRARGTNITDIVVLVVAADDGVKPQTEESIDHAKAANTNIITFINKTDKPHAKTENVKSELMNFGIVAEEYGGDIPFVEGSAKTKIGLDKLIETINIVAEINEYKANHKGAARGVVIESHLDKRRGPIATILVQHGVLRKKDLMVAGGTYGVVKELENEHGHRLTEIYPSQPVVVMGLNETPMPGDKFLIVGDEKTAREIAKAQKLKIQNLLNNKKSSFSLENIKEQIDAGELKSINIILKADAQGSVEATRNSLLKINIEGVKINILRATVGAISLSDITLAQASNGIIYGFNVRPTGEVRKKADEEKVDIRLHTIIYKILEEIEDAATGMLDPIFEEVITGQAEVRAIFKHSQVGTIAGCYVINGSIYRGSSVRIIRDGIVVYSGEISSLKHIKDEIKEAKEGHECGVTIKNFNDIKEGDIIEGYKNQEVK, from the coding sequence ATGGCACAACAAAATAAAAAAAATAATATTAATAATAAAAAAAACGTTGGGGGACAAAAAAACAACAACAATAAAAATGTTCAAAAACAACAAAAAAAACATATCAATGCCCATATAAAAAAATCTCTAAACGAGACTATTGAAACTGGTCTTGTCAATGGTATATTTGTTTATACTTCTGAATTATCAATTAAGGATTTTGCTCAGAAAATAAATAAAAATGCAAAGGATATTATTAAGCATTTTTTTAACAATGGAATAATGTTAACCCTTAACAATATTCTTTCAGAGGAACAAATGGGAGAGTTATGTTTAGAATTTGGTTATGATTTTCAAAAAGAAGTTAGTGTTACAAAAGAAAATATATTTGATACATTAATGTTAAACGAGGATGATTCTAATTGAGAAAAACGACCGCCAGTTGTGACAATTGTTGGCCACGTTGACCACGGTAAGACAACATTATTAGATGCGTTAAGAGATTCAAATGTAATAGATACAGAACATGGTGGTATTACCCAACATATCGGCGCTTATCAAATTGAATCAAAAGGTGGAAAAATTACATTTTTAGATACACCAGGTCACGAAGCTTTTACAGAAATGAGAGCACGAGGTACAAATATTACCGATATTGTTGTTTTAGTAGTTGCTGCTGATGATGGTGTGAAACCTCAAACTGAGGAGTCAATTGATCATGCAAAAGCAGCTAATACAAATATAATTACATTTATAAATAAAACAGACAAGCCACATGCAAAAACGGAAAATGTTAAATCAGAATTAATGAATTTTGGTATTGTTGCAGAAGAATACGGTGGAGACATTCCTTTTGTAGAAGGAAGTGCTAAAACAAAGATTGGTTTGGATAAATTAATTGAAACAATTAATATTGTTGCAGAAATTAATGAATACAAGGCAAATCACAAAGGTGCTGCTAGGGGAGTTGTTATTGAATCTCATTTAGATAAGCGTCGTGGACCAATTGCAACAATTCTTGTTCAACACGGAGTATTAAGAAAAAAAGACCTTATGGTAGCTGGTGGTACTTATGGTGTTGTTAAGGAATTGGAAAATGAACATGGCCATCGTTTAACGGAAATATATCCATCTCAACCAGTTGTGGTAATGGGACTTAATGAAACACCAATGCCAGGAGATAAGTTTTTAATTGTTGGTGATGAAAAAACAGCAAGAGAAATAGCTAAAGCTCAAAAATTAAAAATCCAAAATTTATTAAATAACAAAAAATCATCATTCTCGCTAGAAAATATTAAAGAACAAATAGATGCTGGAGAGCTAAAGTCAATTAATATTATTTTAAAAGCTGATGCTCAGGGGTCTGTTGAAGCAACAAGAAACTCTTTATTAAAAATTAATATTGAGGGAGTTAAAATAAATATTCTTAGAGCAACAGTTGGTGCTATATCATTATCCGATATTACACTAGCTCAAGCCTCAAATGGGATAATATATGGATTTAATGTTCGTCCTACTGGAGAAGTTCGAAAGAAAGCTGACGAAGAAAAAGTAGATATAAGGCTACACACTATTATCTACAAAATTTTAGAAGAGATTGAAGATGCTGCAACTGGTATGTTAGACCCTATATTTGAAGAAGTGATCACAGGCCAAGCAGAAGTAAGAGCGATATTCAAGCATTCACAAGTTGGAACGATTGCTGGATGCTATGTTATTAATGGAAGTATATATAGAGGAAGTTCTGTTAGAATTATTCGTGATGGTATTGTTGTATATTCTGGTGAAATTTCTTCCCTTAAGCATATTAAGGATGAAATTAAGGAAGCGAAAGAAGGCCATGAATGTGGAGTAACAATCAAAAACTTTAATGATATTAAAGAAGGAGATATTATTGAAGGGTATAAAAATCAGGAGGTAAAATAA
- a CDS encoding DUF448 domain-containing protein — MASKIISYRRDIITYKKFLKSELLRLTFNDGKFIIDKDNLNNKRGIYLYLPNFKVGKLIRAKSRISKAFKITLSEEQILKIEKEIEEWMKDKKL; from the coding sequence TTGGCTTCAAAAATAATTAGCTATCGTCGAGACATTATAACCTATAAGAAATTTTTAAAATCAGAATTATTAAGACTAACTTTTAATGACGGTAAATTTATTATTGATAAAGATAATTTAAATAATAAAAGAGGTATTTATTTATATCTTCCAAATTTTAAGGTTGGAAAATTAATTAGAGCTAAATCGAGAATTTCTAAAGCTTTTAAAATAACTCTCTCAGAAGAACAAATATTAAAAATCGAAAAGGAAATCGAAGAGTGGATGAAAGACAAAAAGCTATAA